The Syngnathus typhle isolate RoL2023-S1 ecotype Sweden linkage group LG11, RoL_Styp_1.0, whole genome shotgun sequence genome contains a region encoding:
- the myh7ba gene encoding myosin, heavy chain 7B, cardiac muscle, beta a, with protein sequence MSRFDKREFGEAAPFLRKSELEQLTAQTIAFDGKKRAWVPDEKEAYIEIEIKELSGDKVICQTKNGKTLTVKDSDIQQMNPPKYDMIEDMAMLTHLNEASVLYNMRRRYSAWMIYTYSGLFCVTVNPYKWLPVYTPPVVAAYKGKRRSEAPPHIYSIADNAYNDMLRNRENQSMLITGESGAGKTVNTKRVIQYFAIVAALGDTSAKKAQGPATKTGGTLEDQIIEANPAMEAFGNAKTLRNDNSSRFGKFIRIHFGPTGKLASSDIDIYLLEKSRVIFQQPGERSYHIYYQIMSQKKPELLDMLLVSSNPYDYHFCSQGVTTVENLDDGQELMGTDHAMDILGFLPEEKYGCYKIVGAIMHFGNMKFKQKQREEQAEADGTESADKASYLMGVSSADLIKGLLHPRVKVGNEYVVKGQNVEQVNYAVGALAKATYDRMFKWLVGRINRTLYTSLPRQFFIGVLDIAGFEIFDLNSFEQLCINFTNEKLQQFFNHHMFILEQEEYKREGIEWTFIDFGLDLQACIDLIEKPLGIMSILEEECMFPKASDTSFKAKLFDNHIGKSPNFQKPRPDKKRKYEAHFELVHYAGVVPYNIFGWLDKNKDPLNETVVGVFQKSANKLLASLYENYVSSDSDVRTGTKEKRKKGASFQTVSQLHKENLNKLMTNLRSTQPHFVRCIIPNETKTPGVMDPFLVLHQLRCNGVLEGIRICRKGFPNRLLYGEFKQRYRILNPQAIPDDKFVDSKKGSEKLLASLDIDHNQYRFGHTKVFFKAGLLGHLEEMRDERLAKILTLLQAVARGTLMRMLLRLMNRKREALMIIQWNIRAFNTVKHWPWMKLFFKIKPLLKSAATEKELANLKVEMVELKEALDKSDIKRKDLEERQVSLIQEKNDLSLQLQAEQDNLSDAEDRCDLLIKTKIQLEAKLKELLERLEDEEETNSNLLAKKRKLEDECGELKKDIDDLELTLAKVEKEKHALENKVKNLVEEMSVLDETILKLTKEKKALQEAHQQTLDDLQAEEDKVNTLTKAKSKLEQQVDDLEGSLEQEKKLRLDMERNKRKLEGDLKLSLESVMDLENDKQQMEERLKKKDFEMNEMSSKLSDEQLLVIQLQKKIKELLARMEELEEELEADRACRAKVEKQRGDVARELEELSERLEEAGGATSVQIEINKKREADFLKMRRDLEEALLHHEATTASLRKKQADTVAELSEQIDSLQRVKQKLEKERSEAKMEADDLASTVEQLSKGKAAAEKTCRLFEDQLSEAKAKLEELQRQLNDSTTLKARAQAESAELGRKLEERDSTVSQLQRAKATFGQNVEDLKKQLEEESKAKNALAHALQSSRHDCDLLREQYDEDQEAKAEMQRALSKANAEVAQWRTKYETDAIQRTEELEEAKKKLVTRLQETEESMETANAKCSSLEKTKHRLQTEIEDLMIDLERSNAAAAALDKKQRHFDKVLAEWKQKYEECQTELEGSQKESRSLSTELFKLKNSYEETLDHLETIKRENKNLQEEISDLTDQISQGTKTIQELEKIKKGLDMEKSEIQAALEEAEGALEHEESKTLRIQLELNQMKADVDRKLAEKDEELDNLRRNHQRALESIQATLDAEARARSEAVRLRKKMEGDLNEMEVQLNHANRQAAESQKLLRTVQVQLKDVQLELDDTVHKNEELREQVAMTERRNNLLAAEVEELRVLLEQNDRARKLAENELLEASERVNLLHSQNTGLINQKKKLESDLSMLSGEVDDAVQECRNAEEKAKKAITDAAMMAEELKKEQDTSAHLERMKKNMDQTIKDLQMRLDEAEQIALKGGKKQVQKLEARVRDLESELDVEQKKNQDQQKTVRKYERRVKELCYQAEEDKKSLIRLQDLIDKLQMKVKGYKRVAEEAEEQANTNLSKYRKLQHELDDAEERADIAETQVNKLRVRTRDQGGKLPE encoded by the exons ATGTCCCGTTTTGACAAGAGAGAGTTCGGGGAAGCGGCCCCCTTTTTACGCAAGTCGGAGTTGGAGCAACTCACGGCGCAAACGATCGCTTTTGACG GGAAGAAGCGAGCATGGGTCCCCGATGAGAAAGAGGCGTACATTGAGATTGAGATCAAGGAGCTCAGTGGGGACAAAGTCATTTGTCAGACCAAAAATGGAAAG ACTCTGACTGTGAAGGACAGCGACATCCAGCAGATGAACCCTCCCAAGTACGACATGATAGAAGACATGGCCATGTTGACGCATCTCAACGAAGCCTCGGTCCTCTACAACATGCGCAGACGCTACTCGGCTTGGATGATCTAC ACCTACTCGGGCCTCTTCTGCGTCACGGTGAACCCGTACAAATGGCTGCCGGTCTACACGCCACCTGTGGTCGCCGCCTACAAGGGCAAACGGCGCTCGGAGGCGCCCCCGCACATCTACTCCATCGCGGACAATGCCTACAATGACATGCTGCGCA ATCGGGAAAACCAGTCCATGTTGATCAC CGGAGAATCCGGTGCTGGCAAAACTGTCAACACGAAACGTGTCATTCAGTATTTTGCCATTGTGGCAGCTCTTGGGGATACCTCTGCTAAGAAAGCA CAAGGTCCTGCCACTAAGACAGGG GGCACTCTGGAGGATCAGATCATCGAAGCCAACCCTGCCATGGAGGCATTTGGGAATGCCAAAACATTGAGGAATGACAACTCATCCCGTTTT GGAAAGTTCATCAGGATCCACTTTGGGCCTACTGGCAAACTGGCTTCTTCTGACATTGATATAT ATCTTCTGGAAAAATCCAGAGTGATTTTCCAACAGCCGGGTGAAAGGAGCTACCACATTTACTACCAGATCATGTCTCAGAAGAAACCAGAACTATtag ACATGCTGCTGGTGTCCTCCAACCCGTACGACTATCACTTCTGCTCTCAGGGGGTGACCACTGTGGAGAACTTGGAtgacgggcaggagctgatgGGCACCGAT CACGCCATGGACATCCTGGGCTTCTTGCCGGAAGAGAAGTATGGCTGCTATAAAATAGTGGGCGCTATCATGCACTTCGGCAACATGAAGTTCAAGCAAAAGCAGCGAGAGGAGCAGGCAGAGGCGGACGGCACTGAAA gTGCCGACAAGGCCTCGTACCTGATGGGGGTCAGTTCAGCTGACCTCATTAAAGGTCTCCTCCACCCAAGGGTGAAAGTGGGCAATGAATATGTGGTCAAGGGACAAAATGTCGAGCAG GTTAACTATGCCGTAGGCGCTCTGGCCAAAGCAACATACGACCGCATGTTCAAATGGCTGGTGGGCCGGATAAACCGGACCCTCTATACCTCACTGCCCCGCCAGTTCTTCATTGGGGTGCTGGACATCGCTGGCTTTGAGATCTTTGAC CTCAACAGCTTCGAGCAGCTATGCATCAACTTCACCAATGAGAAACTGCAACAGTTTTTCAACCACCACATGTTCATCCTTGAGCAAGAGGAGTACAAGCGGGAGGGCATCGAATGGACCTTCATCGACTTCGGCCTGGACCTTCAAGCGTGTATCGATCTCATCGAGAAG CCTCTCGGCATCATGTCCATCCTTGAAGAGGAGTGCATGTTCCCCAAGGCCTCAGACACCAGCTTTAAAGCCAAGTTGTTTGATAACCACATTGGCAAGTCTCCAAATTTCCAAAAGCCACGTCCGGACAAGAAGCGCAAGTATGAAGCCCACTTTGAGCTCGTGCACTACGCAGGAGTC GTGCCGTATAACATCTTTGGCTGGCTGGACAAAAACAAAGACCCACTGAATGAGACAGTGGTGGGCGTTTTCCAGAAGTCCGCAAACAAGCTGCTAGCTTCTCTGTACGAGAACTACGTCAGCTCAGACTCAG ATGTGAGAACCGGGACCAaagagaagaggaagaagggAGCCTCATTCCAGACGGTGTCTCAGCTGCACAAG gaAAATCTGAACAAGCTGATGACAAATCTGCGCAGCACGCAGCCTCACTTTGTGCGCTGCATCATCCCCAATGAGACCAAGACTCCCG GCGTCATGGATCCGTTCCTGGTGCTGCACCAGCTTCGCTGCAACGGGGTGCTGGAGGGCATCAGGATCTGCAGAAAGGGCTTTCCCAATCGCCTTCTCTATGGAGAGTTCAAACAGCG CTACCGTATCCTAAACCCACAAGCCATCCCAGATGACAAGTTTGTAGACAGCAAGAAAGGTTCCGAAAAATTGTTAGCCTCCTTGGACATCGACCATAACCAATATCGATTTGGCCACACAAAG GTCTTCTTCAAGGCCGGCCTGCTCGGCCATCTGGAGGAAATGAGGGATGAGCGTTTGGCCAAGATTCTGACGCTGCTGCAGGCGGTTGCTCGAGGCACGCTCATGAGGATGCTTTTGAGGCTTATGAATCGAAAGAG GGAGGCCCTGATGATTATCCAGTGGAACATTCGGGCTTTCAACACAGTGAAGCACTGGCCTTGGATGAAGCTCTTCTTCAAGATCAAGCCCCTCCTGAAGAGTGCCGCCACAGAGAAGGAGCTGGCCAATCTGAAGGTGGAGATGGTGGAGCTCAAGGAGGCCTTGGACAAATCCGACATCAAGCGCAAAGATCTGGAGGAGCGGCAGGTCAGCCTGATCCAAGAGAAGAACGACCTCTCCCTACAGCTGCAGGCA GAGCAAGACAATCTCTCAGATGCCGAGGACCGCTGCGACCTGCTCATCAAAACAAAGATCCAGCTGGAAGCCAAACTCAAAGAACTCCTGGAGAGgctggaggatgaggaggagaccAACTCTAATCTGCTGGCCAAGAAGCGAAAGCTGGAGGACGAGTGTGGCGAGCTGAAGAAAGACATCGATGACCTGGAGCTGACCCTGGCCAAAGTGGAGAAGGAGAAACACGCCCTTGAGAACAAG GTGAAGAACCTTGTTGAGGAAATGTCCGTTTTAGATGAAACCATATTGAAGCTGACCAAGGAGAAGAAGGCTCTCCAAGAGGCCCACCAGCAGACTCTGGATGACCTACAGGCGGAAGAGGACAAGGTCAACACTCTGACCAAAGCGAAATCCAAGCTGGAGCAACAAGTCGATGAT CTGGAGGGCTCCCTGGAACAAGAGAAGAAGCTGCGTCTGGATATGGAACGGAACAAACGTAAACTGGAAGGAGATCTGAAACTTTCTTTGGAATCTGTTATGGATCTTGAGAATGACAAGCAGCAGATGGAAGAGCGGCTCAAAAA GAAAGATTTTGAAATGAATGAGATGAGCTCAAAATTATCAGATGAGCAGTTGTTGGTCATCCAGCTCCAGAAAAAAATCAAGGAGTTGCTG GCTCGcatggaggagctggaggaggagctggaggccGACCGAGCTTGCAGGGCCAAAGTGGAGAAGCAGCGTGGCGACGTGGCTCGCGAGCTGGAGGAGCTGAGCGAGCGCCTGGAGGAGGCCGGCGGGGCCACGTCGGTCCAGATCGAGATCAACAAAAAGAGAGAAGCTGACTTCCTCAAGATGCGGCGGGACCTGGAGGAAGCCCTGCTGCACCACGAGGCCACCACAGCCTCCTTGAGGAAGAAGCAAGCCGACACGGTGGCTGAGCTGAGCGAGCAGATCGACAGCTTGCAGCGAGTCAAGCAGAAGTTGGAGAAAGAAAGGAGCGAGGCCAAGATGGAGGCCGACGACTTGGCGTCCACCGTGGAGCAGCTCTCCAAAGGCAAA GCTGCTGCGGAGAAGACGTGTCGTCTGTTTGAAGATCAACTGAGCGAGGCCAAAGCCAAATTGGAGGAGCTTCAGAGGCAGCTCAATGACAGCACCACTCTCAAGGCCCGTGCTCAGGCTGAGAGCG CCGAGCTGGGCAGGAAGCTGGAGGAGCGTGATTCCACAGTCTCCCAACTTCAACGTGCAAAGGCCACCTTTGGTCAAAATGTTGAGGATCTCAagaagcagctggaggaggagtcTAAG GCTAAGAACGCCTTGGCGCATGCCCTTCAGTCATCTCGCCACGACTGCGATCTCCTAAGAGAGCAATACGACGAGGACCAGGAGGCCAAGGCTGAGATGCAGAGAGCATTGTCCAAGGCCAATGCCGAGGTGGCACAGTGGAGGACAAAGTATGAAACTGACGCCATTCAGAGGACGGAAGAACTGGAGGAAGCCAA GAAGAAGCTAGTAACACGTCTGCAGGAAACTGAGGAGTCGATGGAGACCGCCAATGCCAAGTGCTCCTCTCTGGAAAAGACCAAGCATCGACTCCAGACAGAGATTGAAGACCTGATGATCGACTTGGAGCGTTCCAACGCTGCAGCTGCCGCCCTGGACAAGAAGCAAAGACATTTTGACAAG GTGCTGGCTGAGTGGAAACAGAAGTATGAGGAGTGCCAGACTGAGCTGGAAGGTTCTCAGAAGGAGTCCCGTAGCCTAAGCACTGAGCTCTTCAAACTTAAAAACTCCTACGAGGAGACCTTGGACCATCTGGAGACCATCAAGCGAGAGAACAAGAACCTGCAGG AGGAGATTTCTGACCTGACCGATCAAATCAGCCAGGGAACGAAGACCATCCAAGAGCTGGAGAAAATCAAGAAGGGTCTGGACATGGAGAAAAGTGAGATTCAAGCTGCACTGGAAGAAGCGGAG GGCGCGCTTGAGCACGAAGAAAGCAAAACCTTGAGGATCCAGCTGGAGCTGAACCAGATGAAGGCTGACGTTGACAGGAAGTTGGCCGAAAAGGATGAAGAACTCGACAATCTTCG CCGTAACCACCAGAGAGCACTGGAGTCCATTCAGGCCACCTTGGATGCTGAGGCCAGGGCTCGCAGCGAGGCGGTGCGCTTGAGGAAAAAGATGGAAGGAGACCTGAATGAGATGGAGGTGCAGCTGAACCACGCCAACAGGCAGGCCGCTGAGTCCCAGAAACTCTTGAGAACCGTGCAGGTTCAGCTTAAG GACGTCCAATTAGAGCTGGATGACACCGTTCACAAGAACGAGGAGTTGAGGGAGCAGGTGGCCATGACGGAGCGGCGCAACAACTTGCTGGCTGCCGAGGTGGAGGAGCTCAGGGTTCTACTGGAGCAGAACGACCGGGCCCGCAAGCTGGCCGAGAATGAGTTGCTCGAAGCCAGTGAGAGAGTCAACCTGCTGCACTCGCAG AACACAGGGCTGATCAACCAAAAGAAGAAGCTGGAGAGTGATCTCTCAATGCTGTCAGGCGAGGTGGATGATGCCGTGCAGGAATGTCGCAATGCAGAGGAAAAGGCCAAGAAGGCCATCACCGAT GCAGCCATGATGGCGgaggagctgaagaaggagCAAGACACCAGCGCTCATCTggagaggatgaagaagaacaTGGATCAGACCATCAAGGACCTCCAGATGCGTCTGGATGAGGCTGAGCAGATCGCCCTCAAGGGCGGCAAGAAGCAGGTCCAGAAACTGGAGGCTAGG GTGAGAGACCTTGAAAGTGAACTAGACGTAGAGCAAAAAAAGAACCAAGATCAGCAGAAGACAGTGCGCAAATACGAGAGAAGAGTCAAAGAGCTTTGCTATCAG GCTGAGGAGGACAAGAAGAGTCTCATCCGCCTGCAAGACCTCATTGACAAACTGCAGATGAAAGTGAAGGGTTACAAGAGAGTGGCTGAGGAAGCG GAGGAGCAGGCCAACACCAACTTGTCCAAGTACAGGAAGCTGCAGCACGAGCTGGACGATGCGGAGGAGAGGGCCGACATCGCTGAAACTCAAGTCAACAAGCTGCGCGTCCGCACACGCGACCAAGGTGGAAAG CTTCCCGAGTGA